Proteins from a single region of Punica granatum isolate Tunisia-2019 chromosome 8, ASM765513v2, whole genome shotgun sequence:
- the LOC116187093 gene encoding RING-H2 finger protein ATL16-like, translating to MLIFFQLQPQPYIWVYRSEGFVCYFIPFPNSKPKSAMEAQVVSSIKGSHPHTSVSTFPILTIVIASITVTAILLVGYWALFIARCCSNGPRLGLISGWICCIFQSPRGEEDSFIALSPAAWASQGLDGTSIHEIPAFHFVRGEANTGGRINFSGCAVCLNEFQERDVLRALPNCSHAFHSDCIDIWLRGNANCPLCRTGILGSAGLCTDNDYIVAPSSSPQDCQSYPDSLLGGDENFVVIELMGREDAIPHDREAERNCSREEQSRSTHKLKHKSFNGSSMGDECIDIMRDEQDESSSMVQPMIRRSFSLDSAADRHLYLSVQAAVQGKNRGEVSGSSEGRNGKVRRSLFSFSHGRRSRNAVQPLNFKL from the coding sequence ATGCTCATATTCTTCCAACTCCAACCTCAACCTTATATTTGGGTTTATCGATCGGAGGGTTTTGTTTGTTATTTCATTCCCTTCCCAAACTCAAAGCCGAAATCTGCTATGGAAGCTCAAGTAGTCTCCTCCATTAAGGGAAGCCACCCGCACACCTCGGTCTCAACTTTCCCAATCCTAACCATCGTGATAGCAAGCATAACCGTGACAGCTATCTTGCTGGTAGGTTACTGGGCACTCTTTATTGCTAGGTGCTGCTCGAATGGGCCGCGACTTGGTCTGATAAGTGGGTGGATATGCTGCATCTTCCAGAGTCCACGAGGAGAAGAGGATTCCTTCATAGCCCTCTCCCCCGCAGCGTGGGCCAGTCAAGGCCTCGACGGGACTTCCATCCATGAAATCCCAGCATTTCACTTTGTCCGAGGAGAAGCCAACACGGGAGGGAGGATTAACTTCAGCGGCTGTGCGGTTTGTCTCAATGAGTTTCAAGAGAGAGACGTGCTGAGGGCTCTGCCCAATTGTAGCCATGCTTTTCACTCGGACTGCATCGACATATGGCTCCGGGGTAACGCCAACTGCCCGCTGTGCAGGACAGGCATCTTGGGCAGCGCTGGTCTGTGCACGGATAATGACTACATTGTTGCCCCTAGCTCGTCCCCTCAAGATTGCCAGTCTTATCCTGATTCCCTCTTGGGCGGAGATGAAAACTTTGTGGTAATCGAACTTATGGGAAGAGAAGATGCAATACCGCATGACAGAGAGGCCGAGAGAAATTGTTCAAGAGAAGAACAATCACGGTCGACTCATAAGTTGAAGCACAAGTCTTTTAATGGTTCGAGTATGGGTGATGAGTGTATTGATATTATGAGAGATGAACAGGATGAGTCGTCTTCCATGGTCCAACCGATGATAAGAAGATCATTCTCGCTAGATTCCGCAGCAGACAGACATCTCTACCTGTCAGTTCAAGCAGCAGTTCAAGGTAAGAATCGAGGTGAGGTAAGCGGGAGCAGTGAAGGACGAAATGGCAAAGTTCGAAGATCGCTCTTTTCCTTCTCCCACGGTCGGCGGTCCAGAAATGCAGTTCAGCCCCTCAATTTCAAGCTCTAG